A single genomic interval of Pomacea canaliculata isolate SZHN2017 linkage group LG5, ASM307304v1, whole genome shotgun sequence harbors:
- the LOC112565361 gene encoding evolutionarily conserved signaling intermediate in Toll pathway, mitochondrial-like, with product MSLRASLTLFKVLDTLFIRRSLLAKSTFNRYVHCSCAMLGRDEKSIEVQKQLFIKSSSLFEELAQKREKDKLTFCSAVQLYITKELKYRRGHVEFIYSALENMERFGVHRDLSVYKELLEVFPKEKMIPRSTWQVEWQHFPKQQQCAIDLMDQMEDYGVIPDHNFGARLEKIFGTEAHAFRKYRRMMYWMPKFKHANPYPIPKELPVDALQLALLALKRMSVDRDSEITVWQGEGVDGENTKETFIASSQSHTQKSLIEKHNSDTPLFVEGGFTCWLRYASMTYFILRADPDKKMLKRYAEAEAAAASDDNLFNWNLFWEKEEAKSIVPQRSVHEQDDGTVLAMVITGNATKESLVSWVRCLQTTNPALEKIPVVFKLRTPGSEIQVIGNKDKDLQLAKNTE from the coding sequence ATGTCGTTGAGAGCCAGCCTGACTTTATTTAAAGTCCTCGACACGCTATTTATACGCAGAAGTCTTCTTGCGAAGTCAACATTTAACCGGTATGTACATTGTTCGTGTGCAATGTTGGGAAGGGACGAAAAAAGTATCGAAGTTCAAAAACAGCTTTTCATCAAATCTAGCAGCTTATTTGAAGAACTGGCACAGAAAAGGGAGAAGGACAAACTGACATTCTGCTCAGCTGTGCAGTTATATATAACTAAAGAGCTTAAATACCGCCGAGGGCATGTTGAGTTCATCTATTCGGCATTGGAAAACATGGAGCGTTTTGGTGTACACAGAGACTTATCAGTTTATAAAGAACTTCTAGAAGTATTTCCCAAGGAGAAGATGATTCCACGCAGTACGTGGCAGGTAGAATGGCAGCATTTTCCCAAACAACAGCAATGCGCTATAGACCTGATGGATCAGATGGAAGACTACGGTGTGATCCCAGACCATAACTTTGGTGCTCGTCTAGAGAAAATCTTTGGAACAGAGGCTCATGCATTCAGAAAGTATCGTCGTATGATGTACTGGATGCCCAAGTTTAAACATGCCAACCCATACCCAATTCCCAAAGAGCTTCCGGTGGATGCGCTTCAGTTAGCCCTTTTGGCACTAAAGCGCATGAGTGTTGACAGAGACAGTGAAATTACTGTGTGGCAGGGAGAAGGAGTTGATGGTGAAAACACAAAGGAAACCTTCATTGCCAGTTCTCAGAGCCACACTCAGAAATCCCTCATTGAAAAGCATAATTCTGATACGCCACTTTTTGTGGAAGGAGGTTTCACCTGCTGGTTGCGTTATGCTTCAATGACATACTTTATTCTTCGTGCAGACCCAGACAAGAAAATGCTAAAAAGATATGCTGAAgcagaagctgctgctgcttctgatgACAACTTGTTCAACTGGAACTTATTTTGGGAGAAAGAAGAGGCTAAAAGTATTGTTCCTCAGCGGAGTGTGCATGAGCAAGATGATGGAACTGTCCTTGCAATGGTCATTACTGGCAATGCAACTAAAGAGTCTCTTGTTAGTTGGGTTCGATGTTTGCAGACAACTAATCCTGCTTTAGAGAAGATTCCAGTTGTATTTAAGCTTCGAACACCTGGTTCAGAGATACAGGTCAttggaaataaagataaagatttaCAATTAGCCAAAAACACAGAGtaa